In one window of Miscanthus floridulus cultivar M001 chromosome 12, ASM1932011v1, whole genome shotgun sequence DNA:
- the LOC136495896 gene encoding uncharacterized protein produces the protein MGDQGDLKTTVESLAAAITALQATAEANAKAIAALSSDRSSSSDTKPASGEHHNDRPPKFQKMDFPRYDGKSDPLIFLNRCDSYFHQQRIMEEEKVWMASYNLEDGAQLWYYQVQQDTGTPSWRHFKELLHLRYGPPLRSNLLSELAACHRTGTMEEYQDRFQALLPRAGRLDEVQRVQLFTAGL, from the coding sequence ATGGGTGATCAGGGCGACCTCAAGACCACCGTGGAGTCGCTCGCTGCAGCTATCACAGCCCTGCAGGCCACAGCGGAGGCCAACGCCAAGGCGATTGCTGCCTTGTCCTCCGATCGTTCGTCCTCCTCGGACACCAAGCCGGCCTCCGGCGAACACCACAACGACCGGCCGCCGAAGTTCCAGAAGATGGATTTCCCGCGCTATGATGGCAAGTCTGACCCTTTGATCTTTCTCAATCGCTGCGACTCCTATTTTCATCAGCAGCGAATCATGGAGGAAGAGAAGGTGTGGATGGCATCCTATAACCTGGAGGATGGCGCCCAGTTGTGGTACTACCAAGTCCAGCAGGACACGGGGACCCCTTCCTGGCGCCACTTCAAGGAGCTCCTCCATCTTCGCTACGGTCCGCCCCTCCGCTCCAACCTCCTCAGCGAGCTCGCCGCGTGCCACCGCACGGGGACCATGGAGGAGTACCAGGACCGGTTCCAGGCGCTGTTGCCTCGCGCCGGCCGCCTGGACGAAGTGCAGCGCGTCCAGCTGTTCACGGCGGGGCTCTAG
- the LOC136498040 gene encoding very-long-chain 3-oxoacyl-CoA reductase 1-like: protein MAGQAAWSAHDAQPAWALLAPLATLGLLLCARAAARLALWLYAAFLRPARPLRRRYGTWAVVTGATDGIGRALAFRLAAADLGLVLVGRSPDKLAAVSAEVGARHPGAQVRTFVLDFAGDDLAAKVDALGEFLAELDVGVLVNNAGACYPYARYFHEVDEALVRNLVRLNVDAVTRVTHAVLPGMVRRGRGAVVNIGSGASAILPSDPLYTVYAATKAYIDQFSRCLYVEYRSKGIDVQCQVPMLVATKMASIKTSSFFVPSPDTYAHTAIRYIGYEPRCTPYWTHALLWLLFSLVPEPIADKMILNVALDVRTKGWAKDAKRKTH from the exons ATGGCCGGACAAGCGGCGTGGAGCGCGCACGACGCGCAGCCCGCGTGGGCTCTGCTGGCGCCGCTCGCGACgctggggctgctgctgtgcgcgCGCGCCGCGGCGCGCCTGGCGCTGTGGCTGTACGCGGCGTTCCTGCGCCCCGCGAGGCCGCTGCGCCGGCGCTACGGCACGTGGGCCGTCGTCACGGGCGCCACCGACGGCATCGGCCGCGCGCTCGCGTTCCGCCTGGCCGCGGCGGACCTCGGGCTCGTCCTCGTGGGCCGCAGCCCCGACAAGCTCGCCGCCGTCTCGGCCGAGGTCGGGGCCAGGCACCCCGGCGCGCAGGTCCGCACCTTCGTGCTCGACTTCGCCGGCGACGACCTCGCCGCGAAGGTGGACGCGCTTGGGGAGTTCCTCGCGGAGCTCGACGTCGGCGTGCTCGTGAACAACGCCGGCGCGTGCTACCCGTACGCGCGCTACTTCCACGAGGTGGACGAGGCGCTCGTGCGGAACCTGGTACGGCTCAACGTCGACGCCGTCACGCGGGTGACGCATGCCGTGCTCCCCGGCATGGTGCGACGCGGGCGGGGCGCGGTGGTGAACATCGGCTCCGGCGCCTCCGCCATTCTGCCGTCCGACCCGCTCTACACAGTCTACGCCGCCACCAAGGC CTATATCGACCAATTTTCAAGATGCCTCTATGTCGAGTACAGGAGCAAAGGCATTGACGTGCAATGCCAG GTACCAATGTTAGTGGCCACGAAGATGGCATCCATCAAGACTTCCTCCTTCTTTGTGCCATCCCCCGATACATATGCCCACACGGCTATTCGCTACATCGGGTACGAACCGCGGTGCACACCATACTGGACACATGCACTATTGTGGCTCCTCTTCTCCCTTGTGCCTGAACCCATCGCTGACAAGATGATCCTCAACGTAGCACTAGATGTTCGCACCAAGGGGTGGGCCAAAGATGCCAAGAGGAAGACACATTag
- the LOC136495899 gene encoding uncharacterized protein, whose protein sequence is MASPRERVLKEDGEESFEDVPSEEEPEAPEDDPIAVLERLPKLKLGFEDPVDPKNPTPREIRMIHRNAQATSTLLSALSLEEYNKVIGLEIAKEIWNTLHLAHEGVSKVKKSKIDLLMAQLNRFVIKDGEGPQEMFNRLVVIVGKIRGLGGDDLDDHHVVKVMLEAFAPRNPTLITLIREKKRFEEFTPSDVLRRILTHEIMEMEIQQRKKFGELEAKLENLKVKEVALKANKSNKAFTSNKPPRSRSSKVEMVDSSSDSSDDEDDEVSSSEIGDVALFMRKYKKGLKKEGYTFVKRRFPNKQKRKCYNCRSTEHFIADCPYENKEDKKDKKKKHYKKDDKTQHKKNYLGQAHIGHE, encoded by the exons ATGGCAAGTCCTAGAGAAAGGGTATTGAAGGAAGACGGAGAGGAGAGCTTTGAGGATGTTCCTAGTGAAGAGGAACCCGAAGCTCCTGAAGATGATCCTATAGCAGTGCTTGAGCGACTTCCAAAGCTCAAGCTCG GTTTTGAAGATCCCGTTGATCCCAAAAATCCAACACCAAGAGAGATTCGCATGATACATCGCAATGCTCAAGCCACTAGTACTCTTCTAAGTGCATTGAGCCTGGAAGAGTACAACAAAGTGATTGGTTTGGAGATTGCTAAGGAGATTTGGAACACTCTtcaccttgcacatgaaggggttagTAAGGTAAAGAAGTCCAAGATTGATCTATTGATGGCTCAACTTAATAGGTTTGTCATCAAGGATGGAGAAGGCCCTCAAGAGATGTTTAATAGATTGGTGGTGATAgttggcaagattagaggcttggGTGGGGATGACTTGGATGATCATCATGTTGTAAAAGTGATGTTGGAAGCATTTGCACCAAGAAACCCAACTCTTATAACATTGATTAGAGAGAAGAAGAGGTTTGAAGAGTTCACCCCTAGTGATGTCCTTAGAAGAATACTCACTCATgagatcatggagatggagatacaACAAAGGAAGAAGTTTGGAGAActagaagcaaagttggagaACTTGAAAGTCAAGGAGGTAGCTCTCAAGGCAAACAAATCAAACAAGGCCTTCACCTCAAACAAGCCGccaagatcaagatcaagcaAGGTTGAGATGGTTGATTCAtcaagtgactcaagtgatgatgaagatgatgaagtgtCTTCTAGTGAGATTGGTGATGTTGCTTTGTTCATGAGGAAGTACAAGAAGGGGTTGAAAAAAGAAGGGTACACGTTTGTGAAAAGAAGATTTCCCAACAAGCAAAAGAGGAAATGCTATAATTGTAGAAGCACAGAgcatttcattgccgattgtcctTATGAGAACAAAGAGGataagaaagacaagaagaagaagcactacaagaaagatgacaagacccAACACAAGAAGAACTATTTGGGTCAAGCTCATATTGGTCATGAATGA
- the LOC136497839 gene encoding very-long-chain 3-oxoacyl-CoA reductase 1-like isoform X1, giving the protein MACVHAQPAWALALAALGLFVSARATARLALWLYAAFLRPAKPLRRRYGAWAVITGATDGIGRALAFRLAVADLGIVLVGRNPDKLDAVSADLRARHPGTQVRTFVLDFAADDAATKVDALGEFLRGLDVGVLVNNVGRSYPYARYFHEVDEALALSLIRLNVEAVTRVTHAVLPGMLERGRGAIVNMGSGASAIMPSDPLYTVYVATKASPSVLANSSVAPCTADLASMASQKACSARSPSQVSKRATARLTPRASARPARPPSVRSPSWTSVPRQGRCPGRPRPGKVAILGVCAPARSPPRASAPRRGRCPDLTGRPHPIRRRSSSLIQGSGSPIYMEKRRGVEGATSGGGGSSLRAESRLCKTRVEENGRVLFMDY; this is encoded by the exons ATGGCCTGCGTGCACGCGCAGCCCGCGTGGGCGCTGGCGCTCGCAGCGCTGGGGCTCTTCGTGTCGGCGCGCGCCACGGCGCGCCTCGCGCTGTGGCTATACGCGGCGTTCCTCCGCCCGGCGAAGCCGTTGCGCCGCCGCTACGGCGCCTGGGCCGTCATCACGGGCGCCACGGACGGCATCGGCCGCGCGCTCGCGTTCCGCCTCGCCGTGGCCGACCTCGGGATCGTCCTCGTCGGCCGGAACCCCGACAAGCTCGACGCCGTCTCGGCCGACCTCAGAGCCAGGCACCCGGGCACCCAGGTCCGCACCTTCGTCCTCGACTTCGCCGCCGACGATGCCGCCACGAAGGTGGACGCGCTCGGGGAGTTTCTCCGGGGCCTCGACGTGGGCGTGCTCGTGAACAACGTCGGCAGGTCGTACCCGTACGCGCGCTACTTCCACGAGGTGGACGAGGCGCTGGCGCTAAGCCTGATACGGCTCAACGTCGAGGCCGTCACGCGGGTGACGCACGCCGTGCTCCCCGGCATGCTGGAACGCGGGCGTGGAGCCATCGTGAACATGGGCTCCGGCGCCTCTGCCATCATGCCGTCCGACCCGCTCTACACCGTCTACGTCGCCACCAAGGC TTCTCCCTCGGTTCTAGCCAACAGCTCCGTCGCCCCCTGCACGGCAGATCTAGCGTCGATGGCAAGCCAGAAGGCGTGTTCAGCGAGGTCGCCGTCGCAGGTATCCAAGCGCGCCACAGCGAGGTTGACGCCGCGGGCATCCGCGCGCCCAGCGAGGCCGCCATCGGTGAGGTCGCCGTCCTGGACGTCCGTGCCCCGGCAAGGTCGCTGTCCCGGGCGTCCGCGCCCCGGCAAGGTCGCCATCCTGGGCGTCTGCGCCCCGGCGAGGTCACCGCCCCGGGCCTCCGCGCCCCGACGAGGTCGCTGTCCCGACCTTACCGGGCGTCCGCACCCCATACGAAGAAGAAGCTCGAGTCTGATTCAAGGCAGTGGCAGTCCGATCTACATGGAGAAGAGGCGAGGTGTAGAGGGAGCAAcgagcggcggcggaggcagcAGTTTGCGGGCGGAGTCACGACTTTGCAAGACGAGAGTCGAGGAGAACGGGCGTGTGTTATTTATGGATTATTAG
- the LOC136497839 gene encoding very-long-chain 3-oxoacyl-CoA reductase 1-like isoform X2, whose protein sequence is MACVHAQPAWALALAALGLFVSARATARLALWLYAAFLRPAKPLRRRYGAWAVITGATDGIGRALAFRLAVADLGIVLVGRNPDKLDAVSADLRARHPGTQVRTFVLDFAADDAATKVDALGEFLRGLDVGVLVNNVGRSYPYARYFHEVDEALALSLIRLNVEAVTRVTHAVLPGMLERGRGAIVNMGSGASAIMPSDPLYTVYVATKAYVDQFSRCLYVEYKSKGIDVQCQVPIQVATKLASIRKPTFLAPSPETYARAAVRYIGYEPRCTPYWGHALVWLLISLVPEPIADRMFLNRSISIRAKGRAKEAKKKAQ, encoded by the exons ATGGCCTGCGTGCACGCGCAGCCCGCGTGGGCGCTGGCGCTCGCAGCGCTGGGGCTCTTCGTGTCGGCGCGCGCCACGGCGCGCCTCGCGCTGTGGCTATACGCGGCGTTCCTCCGCCCGGCGAAGCCGTTGCGCCGCCGCTACGGCGCCTGGGCCGTCATCACGGGCGCCACGGACGGCATCGGCCGCGCGCTCGCGTTCCGCCTCGCCGTGGCCGACCTCGGGATCGTCCTCGTCGGCCGGAACCCCGACAAGCTCGACGCCGTCTCGGCCGACCTCAGAGCCAGGCACCCGGGCACCCAGGTCCGCACCTTCGTCCTCGACTTCGCCGCCGACGATGCCGCCACGAAGGTGGACGCGCTCGGGGAGTTTCTCCGGGGCCTCGACGTGGGCGTGCTCGTGAACAACGTCGGCAGGTCGTACCCGTACGCGCGCTACTTCCACGAGGTGGACGAGGCGCTGGCGCTAAGCCTGATACGGCTCAACGTCGAGGCCGTCACGCGGGTGACGCACGCCGTGCTCCCCGGCATGCTGGAACGCGGGCGTGGAGCCATCGTGAACATGGGCTCCGGCGCCTCTGCCATCATGCCGTCCGACCCGCTCTACACCGTCTACGTCGCCACCAAGGC CTATGTCGACCAATTTTCGAGGTGCCTATATGTCGAATACAAGAGCAAAGGCATAGACGTACAATGCCAG GTACCCATACAGGTGGCGACGAAGTTGGCGTCCATCAGGAAACCCACCTTCCTGGCACCGTCGCCGGAGACGTATGCCCGCGCCGCCGTCCGCTACATCGGGTACGAGCCGCGGTGCACGCCGTACTGGGGGCACGCACTGGTGTGGCTCCTCATCTCCCTTGTGCCCGAGCCTATCGCCGACAGGATGTTCCTAAACAGGTCCATCAGCATCCGCGCCAAGGGCCGCGCCAAAGAAGCTAAGAAGAAGGCGCAGTGA
- the LOC136495897 gene encoding uncharacterized protein, whose product MGDQGDLKTTVESLAAAVTALQATAEANAKAIAALSSDRLSSSGTKPASGEHHNDRPPKFQKMDFPRYDGKSDPLIFLNRCDSYFHQQRIMEEEKVWMASYNLEDGAQLWYYQVQQDTGTPSWRHFKELLHLRYVPPLRSNPLSELAACHRTGTVEEY is encoded by the coding sequence ATGGGTGATCAGGGCGACCTCAAGACCACCGTGGAGTCGCTCGCTGCAGCTGTCACAGCCCTGCAGGCCACAGCGGAGGCCAACGCCAAGGCGATCGCTGCCTTGTCCTCCGATCGTTTGTCATCCTCGGGCACCAAGCCGGCCTCCGGCGAACACCACAACGACCGGCCGCCGAAGTTCCAGAAGATGGATTTCCCGCGCTATGATGGCAAGTCTGACCCTTTGATCTTTCTCAATCGCTGCGACTCCTATTTTCATCAGCAGCGAATCATGGAGGAAGAGAAGGTGTGGATGGCATCCTATAACCTGGAGGATGGCGCCCAGTTGTGGTACTACCAAGTCCAGCAGGACACGGGGACCCCTTCCTGGCGCCACTTCAAGGAGCTCCTCCATCTTCGCTACGTTCCGCCCCTCCGCTCCAACCCCCTCAGCGAGCTCGCCGCGTGCCACCGCACGGGGACCGTGGAGGAGTACTAG